A stretch of Phoenix dactylifera cultivar Barhee BC4 chromosome 16, palm_55x_up_171113_PBpolish2nd_filt_p, whole genome shotgun sequence DNA encodes these proteins:
- the LOC103721184 gene encoding pentatricopeptide repeat-containing protein At2g15980-like, translated as MRCENFAEIIKYRPPRSSAAQAAEILRRVRNRPHLALRFFLWTQRHFLCRHDLHSLAAAAHVLARGRLRPAALSLLQSAIRSHDPSSAAAGGADTGRPPEIFEALAKTYRAFDSTPFVFDLLIRAYLQAKRLDRAVQIVRILRSRGIQPEIGTSNSLIRSVSRARASDAGFEIYEEIFKPKDGNGVAVTIRVSPKVQTFNTLLLALYREGKLERSEEIRKEMEMFKCEPNVFTYSILMAGFCDEGRIEEARKLWEEMAAKGIKPDIMAFNTLISGYCEAGETERAEELFRDMVLREIEPSGNTYEPLIKGHCYAGEVDSALLLYKDMKRRGFGIGVSAVDELLGVMCEKGRAVEGLGILRNEMRREELRPSRKRYESLIRGFCEEGDMDEVLKLQAEMAGKVFEVDLKVYTAFIQGYGKQGDVEKVMRLKDEMFEMGLHLKKD; from the exons ATGCGGTGTGAGAATTTTGCTGAGATAATCAAATACAG gccgccgagatcctccGCCGCccaggccgccgagatcctccGCCGCGTCCGCAACCGCCCCCACCTCGCCCTCCGATTTTTCCTTTGGACCCAGCGCCATTTTCTCTGCCGCCACGACCTCCActccctcgccgccgccgcccacgTCCTCGCCCGCGGCCGCCTCCGCCCCGccgccctctccctcctccaGTCCGCCATCCGCTCCCATGACCCCTCCTCCGCGGCCGCAGGCGGCGCCGACACCGGCCGGCCGCCGGAGATCTTCGAAGCGCTAGCGAAAACTTACCGGGCCTTCGACTCCACCCCCTTCGTGTTCGACCTTTTGATCCGAGCCTACCTCCAGGCCAAGAGGCTCGACCGGGCGGTCCAGATCGTCCGGATTCTCCGATCCCGCGGGATCCAACCGGAGATCGGCACCTCCAACTCGCTGATCCGATCGGTATCTCGGGCGCGGGCATCGGATGCGGGATTTGAGATCTACGAAGAAATCTTCAAACCCAAGGATGGCAATGGAGTTGCGGTTACGATCAGGGTTTCTCCCAAAGTTCAGACTTTCAACACCCTTCTTCTCGCGCTCTACCGAGAAGGGAAGTTGGAGAGATCGGAAGAGATCCGAAAAGAGATGGAGATGTTCAAATGCGAGCCAAATGTTTTCACTTATAGCATTCTAATGGCGGGGTTCTGCGACGAGGGAAGGATCGAAGAAGCGAGGAAATTGTGGGAAGAAATGGCGGCAAAAGGAATCAAACCCGACATCATGGCCTTCAACACTTTGATCAGTGGTTACTGTGAGGCGGGAGAGACGGAGAGAGCTGAAGAGCTCTTCCGAGACATGGTTCTGAGAGAGATCGAACCGTCCGGGAACACCTACGAGCCTCTGATCAAGGGTCACTGCTACGCCGGCGAGGTTGATTCGGCTCTCCTTTTGTACAAAGATATGAAGAGGCGGGGCTTCGGAATAGGGGTCTCGGCTGTAGATGAGTTGCTCGGCGTAATGTGTGAGAAGGGGAGGGCGGTGGAAGGCCTGGGGATTTTGAGGAACGAGATGAGGAGGGAGGAGCTTCGTCCGAGCCGGAAGCGCTACGAATCGTTGATTAGAGGATTCTGTGAAGAAGGGGACATGGACGAGGTACTGAAGCTTCAGGCTGAGATGGCCGGGAAAGTGTTCGAGGTTGATTTGAAGGTTTATACTGCCTTTATCCAGGGGTATGGGAAGCAAGGGGATGTTGAAAAGGTAATGAGATTGAAGGATGAGATGTTTGAGATGGGTTTACATTTGAAAAAAGATTAG
- the LOC103721169 gene encoding CASP-like protein 5C1 isoform X2, translating to MDETPGSVGTTASLSLRLGQAFFSSASLLFMSVGVEFYSYTAFCFLVTIMGLVIPWSCTLAMVDIYSLFAGCPLRLPRVMVIVVIGDWVLSVLSLAAACASASVIDLLIHIDGPYCPTKICGRYQLSAAMAFLS from the exons ATGGATGAGACGCCGGGGTCCGTGGGCACCACCGCCAGCTTGTCCCTCAGGCTGGGGCaggccttcttctcctccgcctcccTCCTCTTTATGTCCGTCGGCGTCGAGTTCTACAGCTACACAGCCTTCTG CTTTCTAGTCACAATCATGGGCTTGGTTATTCCCTGGAGCTGCACACTGGCAATGGTAGACATATATTCTCTTTTTGCTGGATGCCCTCTTCGCCTTCCTCGTGTCATGGTGATTGTAGTCATTGGAGACTGG GTCTTATCAGTGCTATCACTCGCAGCAGCTTGTGCAAGTGCCAGTGTTATAGATCTTCTCATCCACATTGATGGGCCCTACTGCCCTACCAAGATTTGTGGCAGATACCAGCTATCTGCAGCAATGGCTTTCTTATCCTG A
- the LOC103721169 gene encoding CASP-like protein 5C1 isoform X1 gives MDETPGSVGTTASLSLRLGQAFFSSASLLFMSVGVEFYSYTAFCFLVTIMGLVIPWSCTLAMVDIYSLFAGCPLRLPRVMVIVVIGDWVLSVLSLAAACASASVIDLLIHIDGPYCPTKICGRYQLSAAMAFLSWFLTAASSLLNLWLVASW, from the exons ATGGATGAGACGCCGGGGTCCGTGGGCACCACCGCCAGCTTGTCCCTCAGGCTGGGGCaggccttcttctcctccgcctcccTCCTCTTTATGTCCGTCGGCGTCGAGTTCTACAGCTACACAGCCTTCTG CTTTCTAGTCACAATCATGGGCTTGGTTATTCCCTGGAGCTGCACACTGGCAATGGTAGACATATATTCTCTTTTTGCTGGATGCCCTCTTCGCCTTCCTCGTGTCATGGTGATTGTAGTCATTGGAGACTGG GTCTTATCAGTGCTATCACTCGCAGCAGCTTGTGCAAGTGCCAGTGTTATAGATCTTCTCATCCACATTGATGGGCCCTACTGCCCTACCAAGATTTGTGGCAGATACCAGCTATCTGCAGCAATGGCTTTCTTATCCTGGTTCCTAACTGCTgcctcttctcttctcaaccTATGGCTTGTGGCTTCCTGGTGA